From a single Planctellipticum variicoloris genomic region:
- a CDS encoding DUF1549 and DUF1553 domain-containing protein yields the protein MPRIAVNFRVRTLFGLVALAACLPSLASDGPPTVEEGRAHWAFQPVNRPAVPAIEIPAHGNPIDAFIAAQQQTAGVRSSTRADKYTLLRRAKFDLLGVPPTPAEIASFVADDRPDAFERRVEEFLADPRYGETWGRLWLDLVRYAETAGFNADPARPQAYQYRDYVIRAFNNDTPYDQFAAEQLAGDELFPDSKDALIATGYNRMWPDESNASDVLLARQSALNDHTGNLGAVFLGLSIGCAQCHDHKFDPILQSDFYQLQAFFSGITLQDKVPLGDNAALAKYREELQAWQARTADLRRELHAISRDARAKAGAEKRLKFPKVVLDAVDTAPEDRTPYQLQLVFWSERQIEIKDKDLLAAMGEANAARRDELTKALDEARKSAPKPPRELTAMAVTEVSEKAPDTFLLATGSYDYPLDETPPDVPEVLRKAGWKGPAIQPPRPGTSGRRSAFVEWLTAADNPLTYRVLTNRIWQGHFGRGLVENANDFGVQTAAPTHPELLDWLTAEFLARGKSIKELHRLIMASATYQQAGFRTDAASDSAIALKTDPDNRTYWHFPRQRLTGERIRDAWLAVADSLNDSMFGAGVRPELPPKFGGAGAWKVSENPADRVRRSVYIYAKRNLPYPMLQVFDLPDMHEACGCRTQTTIAPQALMLLNSELVLGAARKLADRINSEHATGDAAGMVESLWLIAYGRPPDSVEQAEALQFLGQQQDQFLALNPSLGEDATAGRKLASGEAWIDLCHAVLNSNEFLFVD from the coding sequence ATGCCGCGAATTGCAGTCAATTTCCGGGTACGGACACTGTTCGGCCTCGTCGCTCTGGCAGCCTGCCTGCCGTCGCTCGCATCGGATGGTCCTCCCACCGTCGAGGAAGGTCGCGCCCACTGGGCCTTTCAGCCCGTGAACCGCCCAGCGGTCCCGGCCATCGAAATCCCCGCCCACGGCAATCCGATCGACGCCTTCATCGCGGCTCAACAGCAGACCGCGGGAGTGCGCAGTTCGACTCGGGCCGACAAGTACACGCTGCTCCGCCGGGCCAAGTTCGATCTGCTGGGAGTCCCGCCAACTCCTGCGGAAATTGCCTCGTTCGTCGCCGATGATCGCCCGGACGCTTTCGAACGCCGCGTCGAGGAATTCCTCGCCGATCCCCGCTATGGGGAAACCTGGGGCCGGTTGTGGCTCGACCTCGTTCGCTACGCTGAGACGGCAGGCTTCAACGCCGACCCCGCCCGGCCGCAGGCCTACCAGTACCGCGACTACGTCATCCGCGCATTCAACAACGACACTCCCTACGACCAGTTTGCCGCCGAACAGCTCGCCGGGGACGAACTGTTCCCGGACAGCAAAGACGCCCTGATCGCGACCGGCTACAACCGCATGTGGCCTGACGAAAGCAATGCGTCGGATGTCCTGCTGGCGCGGCAGTCGGCTCTCAATGATCACACGGGGAACCTGGGGGCCGTTTTCCTGGGGCTGTCGATCGGCTGCGCCCAGTGCCACGACCACAAGTTCGATCCGATCCTGCAGTCCGACTTCTACCAGCTCCAGGCGTTCTTTTCCGGCATCACCCTGCAGGACAAAGTCCCGCTGGGCGACAACGCTGCGCTCGCAAAGTACCGCGAAGAATTGCAGGCATGGCAAGCCCGAACCGCCGACCTGCGACGCGAACTGCACGCCATCAGCCGCGACGCCCGCGCCAAAGCGGGCGCCGAGAAGCGGCTGAAGTTCCCCAAGGTCGTGCTGGACGCCGTCGACACGGCCCCGGAAGACCGCACCCCCTACCAGTTGCAGCTCGTCTTCTGGTCCGAGCGGCAGATCGAGATCAAAGACAAGGATCTGCTCGCGGCGATGGGCGAAGCCAATGCGGCCCGCCGCGACGAGCTGACCAAAGCCCTCGACGAGGCCCGCAAGTCGGCCCCGAAACCGCCGCGCGAACTGACCGCGATGGCGGTGACGGAAGTCTCCGAAAAAGCCCCCGACACATTCCTGCTGGCGACTGGCAGCTATGACTATCCGCTTGACGAAACGCCCCCCGATGTCCCCGAGGTTCTCCGCAAGGCAGGGTGGAAAGGACCGGCGATCCAGCCGCCGCGGCCGGGAACATCCGGCCGACGGTCGGCCTTTGTCGAGTGGCTCACCGCCGCCGACAACCCGCTCACTTATCGCGTGCTGACGAATCGGATCTGGCAGGGGCACTTTGGCCGGGGGCTGGTCGAGAACGCCAACGACTTCGGCGTGCAGACCGCCGCCCCGACGCACCCGGAGCTCCTCGACTGGTTGACCGCCGAATTCCTGGCTCGCGGTAAGAGCATCAAGGAACTGCATCGTCTGATCATGGCCTCCGCGACTTACCAGCAGGCCGGATTCCGGACCGATGCCGCGAGCGACTCCGCCATCGCCCTGAAGACCGATCCCGACAATCGAACCTACTGGCACTTTCCCCGCCAGCGGCTCACCGGCGAACGGATCCGCGACGCCTGGCTGGCAGTTGCCGATTCTCTCAACGACTCGATGTTCGGGGCTGGCGTCCGCCCTGAACTCCCCCCCAAATTCGGCGGGGCCGGAGCTTGGAAAGTTTCCGAGAACCCCGCGGATCGCGTTCGCCGGTCGGTCTACATCTACGCGAAACGCAACCTGCCCTACCCCATGCTCCAGGTCTTCGATTTGCCCGATATGCACGAGGCGTGCGGCTGCCGGACGCAGACGACAATTGCTCCGCAGGCCCTGATGCTTCTCAACAGCGAACTGGTTCTCGGCGCGGCTCGCAAGCTCGCCGATCGCATCAATTCCGAGCATGCGACCGGCGACGCCGCCGGGATGGTCGAGTCCCTGTGGCTGATCGCCTACGGCCGCCCGCCCGATTCGGTCGAGCAGGCCGAAGCTCTGCAGTTCCTCGGTCAGCAGCAGGACCAGTTCCTGGCGCTCAACCCGTCGCTGGGAGAAGACGCGACCGCCGGACGCAAGCTGGCCAGCGGCGAAGCCTGGATCGATCTCTGCCACGCCGTCCTGAACTCGAACGAATTCCTGTTTGTGGACTGA